Proteins encoded together in one Camarhynchus parvulus chromosome 12, STF_HiC, whole genome shotgun sequence window:
- the BRPF1 gene encoding peregrin isoform X1 translates to MGVDFDVKTFCHNLRATKPPYECPVGTCRKIYKSYSGIEYHLYHYDHDNPPLPQHTPLRKHKKKGRQARAANKQSPSPSETSQSPGREVMTYAQAQRMVEVDLHGRVHRISIFDNLDVVSEDEDVPEEVPENGSNKENTETQSVPPKSGKHKNKEKRKDSNHHHHNASASTTPKLPEVVYRELEQDTPDAPPRPTSYYRYIEKSAEELDEEVEYDMDEEDYIWLDIMNERRKNEGVSPIPQEIFEYLMDRLEKESYFESHNKGDPNTLVDEDAVCCICNDGECQNSNVILFCDMCNLAVHQECYGVPYIPEGQWLCRRCLQSPSRAVDCALCPNKGGAFKQTDDGRWAHVVCALWIPEVCFANTVFLEPIDSIEHIPPARWKLTCYICKQRGSGACIQCHKANCYTAFHVTCAQQAGLYMKMEPVRETGANGTSFSVRKTAYCDIHTPPGSVRRLPALSHSEGEEEDEEEEEEGKGWSSEKVKKAKAKSRIKMKKARKILAEKRAAAPVVSVPCIPPHRLSKITNRLTIQRKSQFMQRLHSYWTLKRQSRNGVPLLRRLQTHLQSQRNCDQCSENCQAATPLAACHKKGILPSQAATLKRDTEDKNWALKEQLKSWQRLRHDLERARLLVELIRKREKLKRETIKVQQVALEMQLTPFLILLRKTLEQLQEKDTGNIFSEPVPLSEVPDYLDHIKKPMDFQTMKQNLEAYRYLNFDDFEEDFNLIINNCLKYNAKDTIFYRAAIRLREQGGAVLRQARRQAEKMGIDFETGMHFPHCVTVEEAQIQDIEDEDVRLLLSENQKHLPLEEQLKILLERLDEVNAGKQSIGRSRRAKMIKKEITVLRRKLAHPRDLGREGLERHSSSARGVLQSHNPCEKDLQTDSAAEESSSQETGKGLGPNSSSTPAHEVGRRTSVLFSKKNPKTAGPPKRPGRPPKNRDSQIPPGHGSSPIGPPQLPIMGSSQRQRKRGRSPRPSSSSDSDSDKSTEDATMDLPANGFSSGNQPVKKSFLVYRNDCNLPRSSSDSESSSSSSSSAASDRTSTTPSKQGRGKPSFSRVNFPEDSSEDTSGTENESYSVGTGRGVGHGMVRKGMGRGAGWLSEDEDSSLDALDLVWAKCRGYPSYPALIIDPKMPREGMFHHGVPIPVPPLEVLKLGEQMTQEAREHLYLVLFFDNKRTWQWLPRTKLVPLGVNQDLDKEKMLEGRKSNIRKSVQIAYHRAMQHRNKVQGEQSSDSSESD, encoded by the exons atGGGCGTAGACTTCGACGTGAAGACCTTCTGCCACAACCTGCGGGCCACCAAGCCGCCCTACGAGTGCCCCGTGGGCACCTGCCGCAAGATCTACAAGAGCTACAGCGGGATCGAGTACCACCTGTACCACTATGACCACGACAACCcgcccctgccccagcacaccCCCCTGCGCAAGCACAAGAAGAAGGGGCGCCAGGCCCGCGCCGCCAACAAGCAGTCGCCCAGCCCCTCCGAGACCTCCCAGTCGCCCGGCCGAGAGGTGATGACCTACGCCCAGGCCCAGCGCATGGTGGAGGTGGACCTGCACGGCCGCGTCCACCGCATCAGCATCTTCGATAATCTCGACGTGGTGTCCGAGGACGAGGATGTTCCCGAGGAGGTGCCCGAGAATGGGAGCAATAAGGAGAACACGGAGACGCAGAGCGTCCCGCCCAAATCTGGGAAGCACAAGAACAAGGAGAAGCGCAAGGACTCCAACCACCATCACCACAACGCCTCGGCCAGCACTACCCCCAAGCTGCCCGAGGTGGTGTACcgagagctggagcaggacaccCCTGACGCCCCGCCTCGTCCCACCTCGTACTACAG GTACATTGAGAAGTCggcagaggagctggatgaGGAGGTGGAGTACGACATGGATGAGGAGGATTACATCTGGCTGGACATCATGAATGAGAGGCGGAAGAACGAAGGCGTGAGTCCTATTCCCCAGGAGATCTTTGAGTACCTGATGGACCGCCTAGAGAAGGAGTCCTACTTTGAGAGCCACAACAAGGGGGACCCAAACACCTTGGTGGATGAGGACGCTGTCTGCTGCATCTGCAATGACGGGGAGTGTCAGAACAGCAACGTCATCCTCTTCTGCGACATGTGCAACCTGGCTGTGCACCAGGAGTGCTATGGGGTGCCCTACATCCCCGAGGGACAGTGGCTCTGCAGACGGTGCCTGCAGTCACCCTCGCGTGCCGTGGACTGCGCCCTCTGCCCAAACAAGGGGGGGGCCTTCAAGCAGACGGACGATGGGCGCTGGGCACACGTGGTCTGTGCCCTCTGGATCCCCGAGGTGTGCTTTGCCAACACCGTCTTCCTGGAGCCCATCGACAGCATTGAGCACATCCCGCCCGCACGCTGGAAGCTGACCTGTTACATTTGCAAGCAGCGTGGCTCTGGGGCTTGCATCCAGTGTCACAAAGCCAATTGCTACACTGCCTTCCATGtcacctgtgcccagcaggcCGGGCTGTACATGAAGATGGAGCCCGTCAGGGAGACGGGTGCCAACGGTACCTCCTTCAGTGTGCGCAAAACCGCCTACTGCGACATCCACACACCGCCAGGCTCTGTGCGCAGGCTGCCCGCCCTCTCCCACAGCGAGggcgaggaggaggatgaggaggaagaggaggaggggaagggctggagtTCTGAGAAAGTCAAAAAAGCAAAGGCCAAGTCTAGAATTAAGATGAAGAAGGCACGGAAGATCCTGGCAGAGAAACGAGCTGCAGCACCTGTGGTTTCTGTGCCCTGCATCCCCCCCCACAG GCTCAGTAAGATTACAAACCGTTTAACCATCCAGAGGAAGAGCCAGTTCATGCAGAGGCTGCACAGCTACTGGACTCTGAAGAGACAGTCCCGCAATGGTGTCCCCCTGCTCCGCCGCCTGCAGACACACCTGCAGTCACAGAGAAACTGCGACCAG TGTTCAGAGAATTGCCAGGCAGCGACGCCACTGGCAGCCTGCCACAAGAAGGGAATCCTGCCCTCTCAAGCTGCCACGCTGAAG AGAGACACTGAGGATAAGAACTGGGCCCTGAAGGAACAGCTGAAGTCATGGCAGCGCCTGCGCCATGACCTCGAGCGTGCGCGCTTGCTGGTGGAGCTGATACGCAAGCGGGAGAAGCTCAAGAGAGAGACG ATCAAAGTGCAGCAGGTGGCACTGGAAATGCAGCTGACCCCCTTCCTCATCCTTCTCCGCAAGACGcttgagcagctgcaggagaaagaCACGGGCAACATCTTCAGTGAGCCGGTCCCTCTGTCTGAG GTCCCAGACTACCTGGATCACATCAAGAAGCCAATGGATTTTCAGACAATGAAGCAAAATCTAGAAGCCTATCGCTATCTGAATTTCGATGACTTTGAGGAGGATTTCAACCTGATCATTAACAACTGTTTGAAATACAATGCCAAAGACACGATCTTCTACCGGGCAGCCATCCGCCTGcgggagcagggaggtgccgTGCTCCGGCAGGCTCGCCGGCAGGCAGAGAAGATGGGCATTGACTTCGAGACTGGCATGCACTTCCCCCACTGTGTCACAGTGGAAGAGGCTCAGATCCAAGACATTGAGGATG AAGATGTGcggctgctgctctcagagaaTCAGAAGCACCTGCCattggaggagcagctgaagatcCTGCTGGAGCGGCTGGACGAGGTCAACGCTGGCAAGCAGAGCATAGGACGGTCCCGCCGGGCCAAGATGATCAAGAAGGAGATCACAGTGCTGCGGCGGAAGCTCGCTCACCCGCGGGACCTGGGccgggaggggctggagcggcacagctcctctgccaggggAGTCCTGCAGTCCCACAACCCCTGCGAGAAGGACCTGCAGACAgacagtgctgcagaggagagcagcagccaggagacTGGCAAAG GTCTGGGTCCCAATTCCTCTTCTACCCCAGCACATGAAGTTGGCAGGAGGACCTCTGTGCTCTTCTCCAAGAAGAACCCTAAAACTGCAGGCCCTCCAAAACGTCCAGGACGCCCCCCAAAGAATCGAGACAGCCAGATCCCTCCTGGGCATGGGAGCAGCCCCATTGGGCCCCCCCAGCTCCCAATAATGGGGTCCTCCCAGCGGCAGAGGAAGCGAGGGCGGAGCCCGcggcccagctccagctccgacagtgacagtgacaaatCCACAGAGGACGCTACCATGG ACCTGCCAGCCAACGGTTTCAGCAGCGGGAACCAGCCCGTGAAGAAAAGCTTCCTGGTGTACCGCAATGACTGCAATCTTCCCCGGAGCAGCTCCGACTCGgagtccagcagcagcagcagcagcagtgctgcctcagACCGCACCAG CACAACACCCTCcaagcagggcagagggaaacCCTCCTTCTCCCGAGTGAACTTCCCAGAGGACAGCAGTGAGGACACATCAGGGACAGAGAACGAGTCCTACTCCGTGGGCACGGGACGAGGTGTGGGGCACGGCA TGGTGCGTAAGGGCATGGGGCGTGGTGCAGGGTGGCTGTCTGAGGATGAGGATTCTTCCCTGGATGCCCTGGACCTGGTGTGGGCTAAGTGCCGGGGCTACCCCTCCTACCCGGCGTTG ATCATTGACCCCAAGATGCCGCGGGAAGGCATGTTCCACCATGGGGTCCCCATCCCCGTGCCCCCCTTGGAGGTGCTGAAGCTGGGGGAGCAGATGACTCAGGAAGCACGCGAGCACCTCTACCTTGTCCTCTTCTTTGACAACAAGCGCACTTG GCAGTGGTTGCCCCGGACGAAGCTGGTGCCTCTGGGGGTGAACCAGGACCTGGACAAAGAGAAGATGCTGGAGGGCCGCAAGTCCAACATCCGCAAGTCGGTGCAGATCGCCTACCACCGCGCCATGCAGCACCGCAACAAGGTGCAGGGCGAGCAGAGCAGCGACTCCAGCGAGAGCGACTGA
- the BRPF1 gene encoding peregrin isoform X3 gives MGVDFDVKTFCHNLRATKPPYECPVGTCRKIYKSYSGIEYHLYHYDHDNPPLPQHTPLRKHKKKGRQARAANKQSPSPSETSQSPGREVMTYAQAQRMVEVDLHGRVHRISIFDNLDVVSEDEDVPEEVPENGSNKENTETQSVPPKSGKHKNKEKRKDSNHHHHNASASTTPKLPEVVYRELEQDTPDAPPRPTSYYRYIEKSAEELDEEVEYDMDEEDYIWLDIMNERRKNEGVSPIPQEIFEYLMDRLEKESYFESHNKGDPNTLVDEDAVCCICNDGECQNSNVILFCDMCNLAVHQECYGVPYIPEGQWLCRRCLQSPSRAVDCALCPNKGGAFKQTDDGRWAHVVCALWIPEVCFANTVFLEPIDSIEHIPPARWKLTCYICKQRGSGACIQCHKANCYTAFHVTCAQQAGLYMKMEPVRETGANGTSFSVRKTAYCDIHTPPGSVRRLPALSHSEGEEEDEEEEEEGKGWSSEKVKKAKAKSRIKMKKARKILAEKRAAAPVVSVPCIPPHRLSKITNRLTIQRKSQFMQRLHSYWTLKRQSRNGVPLLRRLQTHLQSQRNCDQCSENCQAATPLAACHKKGILPSQAATLKRDTEDKNWALKEQLKSWQRLRHDLERARLLVELIRKREKLKRETIKVQQVALEMQLTPFLILLRKTLEQLQEKDTGNIFSEPVPLSEVPDYLDHIKKPMDFQTMKQNLEAYRYLNFDDFEEDFNLIINNCLKYNAKDTIFYRAAIRLREQGGAVLRQARRQAEKMGIDFETGMHFPHCVTVEEAQIQDIEDEDVRLLLSENQKHLPLEEQLKILLERLDEVNAGKQSIGRSRRAKMIKKEITVLRRKLAHPRDLGREGLERHSSSARGVLQSHNPCEKDLQTDSAAEESSSQETGKGLGPNSSSTPAHEVGRRTSVLFSKKNPKTAGPPKRPGRPPKNRDSQIPPGHGSSPIGPPQLPIMGSSQRQRKRGRSPRPSSSSDSDSDKSTEDATMDLPANGFSSGNQPVKKSFLVYRNDCNLPRSSSDSESSSSSSSSAASDRTSTTPSKQGRGKPSFSRVNFPEDSSEDTSGTENESYSVGTGRVVRKGMGRGAGWLSEDEDSSLDALDLVWAKCRGYPSYPALIIDPKMPREGMFHHGVPIPVPPLEVLKLGEQMTQEAREHLYLVLFFDNKRTWQWLPRTKLVPLGVNQDLDKEKMLEGRKSNIRKSVQIAYHRAMQHRNKVQGEQSSDSSESD, from the exons atGGGCGTAGACTTCGACGTGAAGACCTTCTGCCACAACCTGCGGGCCACCAAGCCGCCCTACGAGTGCCCCGTGGGCACCTGCCGCAAGATCTACAAGAGCTACAGCGGGATCGAGTACCACCTGTACCACTATGACCACGACAACCcgcccctgccccagcacaccCCCCTGCGCAAGCACAAGAAGAAGGGGCGCCAGGCCCGCGCCGCCAACAAGCAGTCGCCCAGCCCCTCCGAGACCTCCCAGTCGCCCGGCCGAGAGGTGATGACCTACGCCCAGGCCCAGCGCATGGTGGAGGTGGACCTGCACGGCCGCGTCCACCGCATCAGCATCTTCGATAATCTCGACGTGGTGTCCGAGGACGAGGATGTTCCCGAGGAGGTGCCCGAGAATGGGAGCAATAAGGAGAACACGGAGACGCAGAGCGTCCCGCCCAAATCTGGGAAGCACAAGAACAAGGAGAAGCGCAAGGACTCCAACCACCATCACCACAACGCCTCGGCCAGCACTACCCCCAAGCTGCCCGAGGTGGTGTACcgagagctggagcaggacaccCCTGACGCCCCGCCTCGTCCCACCTCGTACTACAG GTACATTGAGAAGTCggcagaggagctggatgaGGAGGTGGAGTACGACATGGATGAGGAGGATTACATCTGGCTGGACATCATGAATGAGAGGCGGAAGAACGAAGGCGTGAGTCCTATTCCCCAGGAGATCTTTGAGTACCTGATGGACCGCCTAGAGAAGGAGTCCTACTTTGAGAGCCACAACAAGGGGGACCCAAACACCTTGGTGGATGAGGACGCTGTCTGCTGCATCTGCAATGACGGGGAGTGTCAGAACAGCAACGTCATCCTCTTCTGCGACATGTGCAACCTGGCTGTGCACCAGGAGTGCTATGGGGTGCCCTACATCCCCGAGGGACAGTGGCTCTGCAGACGGTGCCTGCAGTCACCCTCGCGTGCCGTGGACTGCGCCCTCTGCCCAAACAAGGGGGGGGCCTTCAAGCAGACGGACGATGGGCGCTGGGCACACGTGGTCTGTGCCCTCTGGATCCCCGAGGTGTGCTTTGCCAACACCGTCTTCCTGGAGCCCATCGACAGCATTGAGCACATCCCGCCCGCACGCTGGAAGCTGACCTGTTACATTTGCAAGCAGCGTGGCTCTGGGGCTTGCATCCAGTGTCACAAAGCCAATTGCTACACTGCCTTCCATGtcacctgtgcccagcaggcCGGGCTGTACATGAAGATGGAGCCCGTCAGGGAGACGGGTGCCAACGGTACCTCCTTCAGTGTGCGCAAAACCGCCTACTGCGACATCCACACACCGCCAGGCTCTGTGCGCAGGCTGCCCGCCCTCTCCCACAGCGAGggcgaggaggaggatgaggaggaagaggaggaggggaagggctggagtTCTGAGAAAGTCAAAAAAGCAAAGGCCAAGTCTAGAATTAAGATGAAGAAGGCACGGAAGATCCTGGCAGAGAAACGAGCTGCAGCACCTGTGGTTTCTGTGCCCTGCATCCCCCCCCACAG GCTCAGTAAGATTACAAACCGTTTAACCATCCAGAGGAAGAGCCAGTTCATGCAGAGGCTGCACAGCTACTGGACTCTGAAGAGACAGTCCCGCAATGGTGTCCCCCTGCTCCGCCGCCTGCAGACACACCTGCAGTCACAGAGAAACTGCGACCAG TGTTCAGAGAATTGCCAGGCAGCGACGCCACTGGCAGCCTGCCACAAGAAGGGAATCCTGCCCTCTCAAGCTGCCACGCTGAAG AGAGACACTGAGGATAAGAACTGGGCCCTGAAGGAACAGCTGAAGTCATGGCAGCGCCTGCGCCATGACCTCGAGCGTGCGCGCTTGCTGGTGGAGCTGATACGCAAGCGGGAGAAGCTCAAGAGAGAGACG ATCAAAGTGCAGCAGGTGGCACTGGAAATGCAGCTGACCCCCTTCCTCATCCTTCTCCGCAAGACGcttgagcagctgcaggagaaagaCACGGGCAACATCTTCAGTGAGCCGGTCCCTCTGTCTGAG GTCCCAGACTACCTGGATCACATCAAGAAGCCAATGGATTTTCAGACAATGAAGCAAAATCTAGAAGCCTATCGCTATCTGAATTTCGATGACTTTGAGGAGGATTTCAACCTGATCATTAACAACTGTTTGAAATACAATGCCAAAGACACGATCTTCTACCGGGCAGCCATCCGCCTGcgggagcagggaggtgccgTGCTCCGGCAGGCTCGCCGGCAGGCAGAGAAGATGGGCATTGACTTCGAGACTGGCATGCACTTCCCCCACTGTGTCACAGTGGAAGAGGCTCAGATCCAAGACATTGAGGATG AAGATGTGcggctgctgctctcagagaaTCAGAAGCACCTGCCattggaggagcagctgaagatcCTGCTGGAGCGGCTGGACGAGGTCAACGCTGGCAAGCAGAGCATAGGACGGTCCCGCCGGGCCAAGATGATCAAGAAGGAGATCACAGTGCTGCGGCGGAAGCTCGCTCACCCGCGGGACCTGGGccgggaggggctggagcggcacagctcctctgccaggggAGTCCTGCAGTCCCACAACCCCTGCGAGAAGGACCTGCAGACAgacagtgctgcagaggagagcagcagccaggagacTGGCAAAG GTCTGGGTCCCAATTCCTCTTCTACCCCAGCACATGAAGTTGGCAGGAGGACCTCTGTGCTCTTCTCCAAGAAGAACCCTAAAACTGCAGGCCCTCCAAAACGTCCAGGACGCCCCCCAAAGAATCGAGACAGCCAGATCCCTCCTGGGCATGGGAGCAGCCCCATTGGGCCCCCCCAGCTCCCAATAATGGGGTCCTCCCAGCGGCAGAGGAAGCGAGGGCGGAGCCCGcggcccagctccagctccgacagtgacagtgacaaatCCACAGAGGACGCTACCATGG ACCTGCCAGCCAACGGTTTCAGCAGCGGGAACCAGCCCGTGAAGAAAAGCTTCCTGGTGTACCGCAATGACTGCAATCTTCCCCGGAGCAGCTCCGACTCGgagtccagcagcagcagcagcagcagtgctgcctcagACCGCACCAG CACAACACCCTCcaagcagggcagagggaaacCCTCCTTCTCCCGAGTGAACTTCCCAGAGGACAGCAGTGAGGACACATCAGGGACAGAGAACGAGTCCTACTCCGTGGGCACGGGACGAG TGGTGCGTAAGGGCATGGGGCGTGGTGCAGGGTGGCTGTCTGAGGATGAGGATTCTTCCCTGGATGCCCTGGACCTGGTGTGGGCTAAGTGCCGGGGCTACCCCTCCTACCCGGCGTTG ATCATTGACCCCAAGATGCCGCGGGAAGGCATGTTCCACCATGGGGTCCCCATCCCCGTGCCCCCCTTGGAGGTGCTGAAGCTGGGGGAGCAGATGACTCAGGAAGCACGCGAGCACCTCTACCTTGTCCTCTTCTTTGACAACAAGCGCACTTG GCAGTGGTTGCCCCGGACGAAGCTGGTGCCTCTGGGGGTGAACCAGGACCTGGACAAAGAGAAGATGCTGGAGGGCCGCAAGTCCAACATCCGCAAGTCGGTGCAGATCGCCTACCACCGCGCCATGCAGCACCGCAACAAGGTGCAGGGCGAGCAGAGCAGCGACTCCAGCGAGAGCGACTGA
- the BRPF1 gene encoding peregrin isoform X2 codes for MGVDFDVKTFCHNLRATKPPYECPVGTCRKIYKSYSGIEYHLYHYDHDNPPLPQHTPLRKHKKKGRQARAANKQSPSPSETSQSPGREVMTYAQAQRMVEVDLHGRVHRISIFDNLDVVSEDEDVPEEVPENGSNKENTETQSVPPKSGKHKNKEKRKDSNHHHHNASASTTPKLPEVVYRELEQDTPDAPPRPTSYYRYIEKSAEELDEEVEYDMDEEDYIWLDIMNERRKNEGVSPIPQEIFEYLMDRLEKESYFESHNKGDPNTLVDEDAVCCICNDGECQNSNVILFCDMCNLAVHQECYGVPYIPEGQWLCRRCLQSPSRAVDCALCPNKGGAFKQTDDGRWAHVVCALWIPEVCFANTVFLEPIDSIEHIPPARWKLTCYICKQRGSGACIQCHKANCYTAFHVTCAQQAGLYMKMEPVRETGANGTSFSVRKTAYCDIHTPPGSVRRLPALSHSEGEEEDEEEEEEGKGWSSEKVKKAKAKSRIKMKKARKILAEKRAAAPVVSVPCIPPHRLSKITNRLTIQRKSQFMQRLHSYWTLKRQSRNGVPLLRRLQTHLQSQRNCDQCSENCQAATPLAACHKKGILPSQAATLKRDTEDKNWALKEQLKSWQRLRHDLERARLLVELIRKREKLKRETIKVQQVALEMQLTPFLILLRKTLEQLQEKDTGNIFSEPVPLSEVPDYLDHIKKPMDFQTMKQNLEAYRYLNFDDFEEDFNLIINNCLKYNAKDTIFYRAAIRLREQGGAVLRQARRQAEKMGIDFETGMHFPHCVTVEEAQIQDIEDDVRLLLSENQKHLPLEEQLKILLERLDEVNAGKQSIGRSRRAKMIKKEITVLRRKLAHPRDLGREGLERHSSSARGVLQSHNPCEKDLQTDSAAEESSSQETGKGLGPNSSSTPAHEVGRRTSVLFSKKNPKTAGPPKRPGRPPKNRDSQIPPGHGSSPIGPPQLPIMGSSQRQRKRGRSPRPSSSSDSDSDKSTEDATMDLPANGFSSGNQPVKKSFLVYRNDCNLPRSSSDSESSSSSSSSAASDRTSTTPSKQGRGKPSFSRVNFPEDSSEDTSGTENESYSVGTGRGVGHGMVRKGMGRGAGWLSEDEDSSLDALDLVWAKCRGYPSYPALIIDPKMPREGMFHHGVPIPVPPLEVLKLGEQMTQEAREHLYLVLFFDNKRTWQWLPRTKLVPLGVNQDLDKEKMLEGRKSNIRKSVQIAYHRAMQHRNKVQGEQSSDSSESD; via the exons atGGGCGTAGACTTCGACGTGAAGACCTTCTGCCACAACCTGCGGGCCACCAAGCCGCCCTACGAGTGCCCCGTGGGCACCTGCCGCAAGATCTACAAGAGCTACAGCGGGATCGAGTACCACCTGTACCACTATGACCACGACAACCcgcccctgccccagcacaccCCCCTGCGCAAGCACAAGAAGAAGGGGCGCCAGGCCCGCGCCGCCAACAAGCAGTCGCCCAGCCCCTCCGAGACCTCCCAGTCGCCCGGCCGAGAGGTGATGACCTACGCCCAGGCCCAGCGCATGGTGGAGGTGGACCTGCACGGCCGCGTCCACCGCATCAGCATCTTCGATAATCTCGACGTGGTGTCCGAGGACGAGGATGTTCCCGAGGAGGTGCCCGAGAATGGGAGCAATAAGGAGAACACGGAGACGCAGAGCGTCCCGCCCAAATCTGGGAAGCACAAGAACAAGGAGAAGCGCAAGGACTCCAACCACCATCACCACAACGCCTCGGCCAGCACTACCCCCAAGCTGCCCGAGGTGGTGTACcgagagctggagcaggacaccCCTGACGCCCCGCCTCGTCCCACCTCGTACTACAG GTACATTGAGAAGTCggcagaggagctggatgaGGAGGTGGAGTACGACATGGATGAGGAGGATTACATCTGGCTGGACATCATGAATGAGAGGCGGAAGAACGAAGGCGTGAGTCCTATTCCCCAGGAGATCTTTGAGTACCTGATGGACCGCCTAGAGAAGGAGTCCTACTTTGAGAGCCACAACAAGGGGGACCCAAACACCTTGGTGGATGAGGACGCTGTCTGCTGCATCTGCAATGACGGGGAGTGTCAGAACAGCAACGTCATCCTCTTCTGCGACATGTGCAACCTGGCTGTGCACCAGGAGTGCTATGGGGTGCCCTACATCCCCGAGGGACAGTGGCTCTGCAGACGGTGCCTGCAGTCACCCTCGCGTGCCGTGGACTGCGCCCTCTGCCCAAACAAGGGGGGGGCCTTCAAGCAGACGGACGATGGGCGCTGGGCACACGTGGTCTGTGCCCTCTGGATCCCCGAGGTGTGCTTTGCCAACACCGTCTTCCTGGAGCCCATCGACAGCATTGAGCACATCCCGCCCGCACGCTGGAAGCTGACCTGTTACATTTGCAAGCAGCGTGGCTCTGGGGCTTGCATCCAGTGTCACAAAGCCAATTGCTACACTGCCTTCCATGtcacctgtgcccagcaggcCGGGCTGTACATGAAGATGGAGCCCGTCAGGGAGACGGGTGCCAACGGTACCTCCTTCAGTGTGCGCAAAACCGCCTACTGCGACATCCACACACCGCCAGGCTCTGTGCGCAGGCTGCCCGCCCTCTCCCACAGCGAGggcgaggaggaggatgaggaggaagaggaggaggggaagggctggagtTCTGAGAAAGTCAAAAAAGCAAAGGCCAAGTCTAGAATTAAGATGAAGAAGGCACGGAAGATCCTGGCAGAGAAACGAGCTGCAGCACCTGTGGTTTCTGTGCCCTGCATCCCCCCCCACAG GCTCAGTAAGATTACAAACCGTTTAACCATCCAGAGGAAGAGCCAGTTCATGCAGAGGCTGCACAGCTACTGGACTCTGAAGAGACAGTCCCGCAATGGTGTCCCCCTGCTCCGCCGCCTGCAGACACACCTGCAGTCACAGAGAAACTGCGACCAG TGTTCAGAGAATTGCCAGGCAGCGACGCCACTGGCAGCCTGCCACAAGAAGGGAATCCTGCCCTCTCAAGCTGCCACGCTGAAG AGAGACACTGAGGATAAGAACTGGGCCCTGAAGGAACAGCTGAAGTCATGGCAGCGCCTGCGCCATGACCTCGAGCGTGCGCGCTTGCTGGTGGAGCTGATACGCAAGCGGGAGAAGCTCAAGAGAGAGACG ATCAAAGTGCAGCAGGTGGCACTGGAAATGCAGCTGACCCCCTTCCTCATCCTTCTCCGCAAGACGcttgagcagctgcaggagaaagaCACGGGCAACATCTTCAGTGAGCCGGTCCCTCTGTCTGAG GTCCCAGACTACCTGGATCACATCAAGAAGCCAATGGATTTTCAGACAATGAAGCAAAATCTAGAAGCCTATCGCTATCTGAATTTCGATGACTTTGAGGAGGATTTCAACCTGATCATTAACAACTGTTTGAAATACAATGCCAAAGACACGATCTTCTACCGGGCAGCCATCCGCCTGcgggagcagggaggtgccgTGCTCCGGCAGGCTCGCCGGCAGGCAGAGAAGATGGGCATTGACTTCGAGACTGGCATGCACTTCCCCCACTGTGTCACAGTGGAAGAGGCTCAGATCCAAGACATTGAGGATG ATGTGcggctgctgctctcagagaaTCAGAAGCACCTGCCattggaggagcagctgaagatcCTGCTGGAGCGGCTGGACGAGGTCAACGCTGGCAAGCAGAGCATAGGACGGTCCCGCCGGGCCAAGATGATCAAGAAGGAGATCACAGTGCTGCGGCGGAAGCTCGCTCACCCGCGGGACCTGGGccgggaggggctggagcggcacagctcctctgccaggggAGTCCTGCAGTCCCACAACCCCTGCGAGAAGGACCTGCAGACAgacagtgctgcagaggagagcagcagccaggagacTGGCAAAG GTCTGGGTCCCAATTCCTCTTCTACCCCAGCACATGAAGTTGGCAGGAGGACCTCTGTGCTCTTCTCCAAGAAGAACCCTAAAACTGCAGGCCCTCCAAAACGTCCAGGACGCCCCCCAAAGAATCGAGACAGCCAGATCCCTCCTGGGCATGGGAGCAGCCCCATTGGGCCCCCCCAGCTCCCAATAATGGGGTCCTCCCAGCGGCAGAGGAAGCGAGGGCGGAGCCCGcggcccagctccagctccgacagtgacagtgacaaatCCACAGAGGACGCTACCATGG ACCTGCCAGCCAACGGTTTCAGCAGCGGGAACCAGCCCGTGAAGAAAAGCTTCCTGGTGTACCGCAATGACTGCAATCTTCCCCGGAGCAGCTCCGACTCGgagtccagcagcagcagcagcagcagtgctgcctcagACCGCACCAG CACAACACCCTCcaagcagggcagagggaaacCCTCCTTCTCCCGAGTGAACTTCCCAGAGGACAGCAGTGAGGACACATCAGGGACAGAGAACGAGTCCTACTCCGTGGGCACGGGACGAGGTGTGGGGCACGGCA TGGTGCGTAAGGGCATGGGGCGTGGTGCAGGGTGGCTGTCTGAGGATGAGGATTCTTCCCTGGATGCCCTGGACCTGGTGTGGGCTAAGTGCCGGGGCTACCCCTCCTACCCGGCGTTG ATCATTGACCCCAAGATGCCGCGGGAAGGCATGTTCCACCATGGGGTCCCCATCCCCGTGCCCCCCTTGGAGGTGCTGAAGCTGGGGGAGCAGATGACTCAGGAAGCACGCGAGCACCTCTACCTTGTCCTCTTCTTTGACAACAAGCGCACTTG GCAGTGGTTGCCCCGGACGAAGCTGGTGCCTCTGGGGGTGAACCAGGACCTGGACAAAGAGAAGATGCTGGAGGGCCGCAAGTCCAACATCCGCAAGTCGGTGCAGATCGCCTACCACCGCGCCATGCAGCACCGCAACAAGGTGCAGGGCGAGCAGAGCAGCGACTCCAGCGAGAGCGACTGA